A genomic window from Desulfatibacillum aliphaticivorans DSM 15576 includes:
- a CDS encoding pyruvate formate lyase family protein, which produces MVAEPAQDQSVQELEDKQEWWWVAEKKRSKRLDYLRKSIWKKGALGGNYAPGIKLDLECATLFTDMWKFWKYDPIMMRRAKAIAHVLDKKTIFITDHAQLVGYFGSLPNTIMWRVDGASMVNEEAYNEPGIMPEPENESLQKVAELNDYWAGQTAVDKVARILDPEDAVKFLSGAIGWGAPSSAYGYSGKDYEYLFAGRRGFEDIIEEINAAIEKAEDKTVGVPGPEILDIYDRLQNWDAMILVLEAGIRHAKRYARLARTMAENMETDEKRREELLKIAETCERVPARAPRNLQESLQYDHFIQIFARTEAHEGAWPARPDYYHGPYYDKDVNVDKTLTKEDALDLVGEFMIRAYEVGGFAPRWAREGLQGITGTWVWTLGGVNKDGSDACNDLTVAFLQAARLVRVSNPTFGFRWHPKVKDEVLRECFECIRHGLGYPSIRNDPLLIQNAMHWHGHPLEEARTWVHQACMSPCPTTKHGVQPMRMASATANCAKMVEYALHNGYDHVVGMQMGPETGDAAKFHDFEDLFQAWVKQMEWLTSLLVRTVNLGRYKDPEFFGRPFLSGMSERSVESGLDVVSPVGDRGNCWVTAFTWVENIDSLAAVKKLVFDDKKYTMEQLLTALKANWDGYEEMRLDFVNNAPKWGNDDDYVDDIMLRCLRETARHSRVMKCPSGNSWPILPENVSGNIHYASIVGALPNGRRCGDALYDGGISPGPGLDKKGPSAVLKSCGKIDHVSDGRAFLLNQRLSPTQLAGEKGYQLWKAYIRTWADLGLDHVQFNMVSDETLRAAQKDPEKYSEVIVRVAGYSAHFVDISRKTQDNIIQRTVQGI; this is translated from the coding sequence ATGGTAGCAGAACCAGCACAGGACCAGTCTGTCCAAGAACTGGAAGACAAACAGGAATGGTGGTGGGTCGCTGAAAAAAAGCGTTCCAAGCGTCTGGATTACTTAAGAAAATCTATCTGGAAAAAAGGCGCTTTGGGGGGCAATTACGCCCCGGGAATTAAGCTGGATTTGGAATGCGCGACCCTTTTTACGGACATGTGGAAATTCTGGAAATACGACCCAATCATGATGCGCAGAGCCAAGGCCATCGCCCATGTCCTGGACAAAAAAACGATCTTCATCACCGACCACGCCCAATTGGTGGGCTACTTCGGCAGCCTGCCCAACACCATCATGTGGCGTGTGGACGGCGCGTCCATGGTCAACGAGGAAGCCTACAACGAACCGGGCATCATGCCCGAGCCCGAAAATGAATCCCTGCAAAAAGTGGCGGAGCTCAATGACTATTGGGCGGGCCAGACAGCCGTGGACAAGGTGGCCCGCATCCTGGACCCCGAAGACGCGGTGAAATTCCTATCCGGCGCCATTGGCTGGGGAGCGCCTTCCTCCGCCTACGGATACTCCGGCAAGGATTATGAGTACCTGTTTGCGGGAAGGCGGGGATTTGAAGACATTATCGAGGAAATCAACGCAGCCATTGAAAAGGCCGAGGATAAAACCGTGGGCGTTCCCGGCCCTGAAATCCTGGATATCTACGACAGACTCCAGAACTGGGACGCCATGATCCTGGTCCTGGAGGCGGGCATCCGTCACGCCAAGCGGTATGCAAGGCTGGCGAGAACCATGGCCGAAAACATGGAGACGGATGAAAAACGGCGGGAAGAACTGCTTAAAATCGCCGAAACCTGCGAAAGAGTGCCTGCCAGGGCGCCCAGGAATCTCCAGGAATCCCTGCAGTACGACCACTTCATCCAGATATTCGCCAGAACGGAAGCCCACGAAGGGGCCTGGCCGGCAAGGCCCGACTATTATCACGGGCCCTATTACGACAAGGACGTGAACGTCGACAAAACCCTCACCAAGGAAGACGCATTGGATCTGGTGGGCGAGTTCATGATTCGGGCTTACGAGGTGGGCGGCTTCGCCCCCCGGTGGGCGCGGGAAGGCCTTCAGGGCATTACCGGCACCTGGGTCTGGACCCTGGGAGGCGTGAACAAGGACGGCTCGGACGCGTGCAACGATCTGACCGTCGCCTTTCTCCAGGCGGCCCGCCTGGTCAGGGTGTCCAATCCCACCTTTGGGTTCCGATGGCATCCCAAAGTCAAGGACGAAGTCCTGCGCGAATGCTTTGAGTGCATCCGCCACGGCCTGGGGTATCCGTCCATCCGCAACGACCCCTTGCTTATCCAGAACGCCATGCACTGGCACGGCCATCCTCTGGAAGAGGCGCGCACCTGGGTGCATCAGGCCTGCATGAGCCCCTGCCCCACCACCAAGCACGGGGTGCAGCCCATGCGCATGGCTTCGGCCACCGCCAACTGCGCCAAGATGGTGGAATACGCCCTGCACAACGGCTATGACCACGTGGTGGGCATGCAAATGGGGCCTGAAACCGGGGACGCCGCCAAGTTCCATGATTTTGAGGACCTTTTCCAGGCCTGGGTCAAACAGATGGAATGGCTCACCAGCCTACTGGTCCGCACCGTCAACCTGGGCAGATACAAGGACCCCGAGTTTTTCGGCAGGCCTTTTCTCTCCGGCATGAGCGAACGCAGTGTGGAATCCGGTCTGGACGTGGTCAGCCCGGTGGGGGATCGCGGCAACTGCTGGGTCACGGCATTCACCTGGGTGGAGAACATCGACTCCCTGGCCGCGGTCAAAAAGCTGGTTTTTGACGATAAAAAATACACCATGGAGCAGTTGCTCACCGCCCTCAAGGCCAATTGGGACGGCTACGAGGAAATGCGCCTGGACTTCGTCAACAACGCTCCCAAATGGGGCAATGACGACGATTACGTGGACGACATCATGCTTCGCTGCCTCCGGGAGACCGCCAGGCACAGCCGCGTCATGAAATGCCCCTCGGGCAACAGTTGGCCCATCCTGCCCGAAAACGTCTCCGGCAATATTCATTACGCCTCCATCGTGGGCGCACTGCCCAACGGGCGCCGGTGCGGGGACGCCCTGTACGACGGCGGCATTTCCCCCGGCCCTGGCCTGGACAAAAAAGGCCCCTCGGCCGTTTTGAAATCCTGCGGCAAAATCGACCACGTTTCCGACGGCCGGGCGTTCCTGCTGAACCAGCGTCTTTCCCCCACCCAATTGGCCGGGGAAAAAGGCTATCAGCTTTGGAAAGCCTATATCCGCACCTGGGCCGACCTGGGGCTGGACCACGTCCAGTTCAATATGGTTTCGGACGAAACCCTGCGGGCCGCTCAAAAGGACCCGGAGAAATACTCCGAGGTCATCGTCCGGGTGGCCGGATACAGCGCCCACTTTGTGGATATTTCCCGCAAAACCCAGGACAACATCATCCAAAGAACCGTCCAGGGCATCTAA
- a CDS encoding benzylsuccinate synthase gamma subunit family protein gives MSTCAECRSFFLREDEPGQGDCVRRVVDPRQAFYQSKPVREDNDASGCESFQKK, from the coding sequence ATGTCGACATGCGCCGAATGCAGAAGTTTTTTCCTCAGGGAAGATGAACCCGGCCAGGGGGACTGCGTCCGCAGGGTGGTGGATCCCAGGCAGGCTTTCTACCAAAGCAAGCCGGTCCGGGAGGACAACGACGCTTCCGGATGTGAATCCTTTCAAAAGAAGTAG